A stretch of DNA from Flavobacteriaceae bacterium MAR_2009_75:
GCTTGGGCGCAGACCCAAGGTCAATTGGCTTGGTACCGAACCATGGAAGATCTTGGTGAAATGGTTCAAATCAGAAATAAAGAACAATTAGAAAAGCATCTTGACCTATGGGAAACTAAAGAAGGTAAAAAACCTATAGGTTACATCTTGAGCCTTGAGGGTGCTGATTCTATAGTGTCTTTAGATTATTTGGAAAAATCTTATGAAGACGGACTTCGAGCTATAGGTCCGGCACATTATGGCCCCGGAACCTACGCTTTCGGTACCGACTCTTCTGGCAGTATTGGTGTAAAGGGCAAAGCACTATTGAAGGAAATTGAACGGTTGAATCTTATTTTAGACGCCACACATTTGTGCGACCAAAGTTTTTGGGAAACCCTAGATTATTACAATGGGCCCGTTTGGGCCAGTCATAACAATTGTAGGGCACTGGTCGACCATAACCGGCAATTTTCCGATGAGCAAATTAAAGCGTTAATCGAAAGAGGAGCGGTAATCGGAATGGCTTTGGATGCTTGGATGATGGTGCCCAACTGGAAGCGGGGCAAATCGACCCCAAAAGCCATGAACTGTTCTTTAGAACAAACGCTCAATAATATTGACCATATTTGCCAAATTGCAGGTAACGCCAAACATGTCGGTATCGGCACCGATTTAGACGGAGGTTTTGGCACTGAACAATGCCCTATGGATGTTGATACCATTGCCGACTTGCAGAAAATTCCTGAACTTTTGCAAGACCGCGGTTACAAGAACCACGACATCGAAGCTATCATGAGCCGAAACTTTTTAAATTTTCTAAAAACGACTTGGGAAGACTAGTTTTTTTAGATTTTTACGTATAAGTTTAAGGCATGAATCGAAGACAGTTCGTCAACAGCTCCGCACTTGCATTATTGGGCAGCAGCCTAATAGGCTGTTTCGACGGACAAAAATTTAAGCTCGAAAAAAACATGGTCATCGGTTGTTTTGGTGATAGTATTACCAACGCTGGCGGCCACGGATATGTAGAAATATTACAGGAAAAATTTGATGCCGAACATCCTGAACTTAACTTAAAGTTTTTGAATTTCGGTAAAAGTAGCGAAACCGTCTCCGGACTTACCGAAGAGGACCACCCCGGCCCAAGACCTTATCTTTTTGAACGCCTTGATGAAATTCTTACCAAAAACAAGCTTGATGTGGCTTTGTTCTGCTATGGAATCAATTGCGGTATTTATGGTAAACCCTCCGAAAAGCTGTTCAATAGTTTTAAAATCGGGGTGTACTCGTTTCTTGAAAAACTTCGACAGAAAGATATTCAAGCCATTCTTTTGACCCCTCCACCCTTGGCACTGGAGGCAGCTCCCTTGAAGCATCTTTCCAACTCAGTACCCTACGGTTATAAAAACCCCTACCCGAACTACGAAACAGAAGTACTTCTTGAATTTAAGGATATTGTTTTGGGCATGCAGCATCCGATTTCTAAAATGCAAATCGATATTCATAAACCGTTGCTTGCCAAACAACAAACCTGTTACGATGA
This window harbors:
- a CDS encoding lysophospholipase L1-like esterase; this translates as MNRRQFVNSSALALLGSSLIGCFDGQKFKLEKNMVIGCFGDSITNAGGHGYVEILQEKFDAEHPELNLKFLNFGKSSETVSGLTEEDHPGPRPYLFERLDEILTKNKLDVALFCYGINCGIYGKPSEKLFNSFKIGVYSFLEKLRQKDIQAILLTPPPLALEAAPLKHLSNSVPYGYKNPYPNYETEVLLEFKDIVLGMQHPISKMQIDIHKPLLAKQQTCYDEDPIHPNSTGHQIIADTIFSKLSF
- a CDS encoding membrane dipeptidase — translated: MFIFDAHLDLSMNAMEWNRDLTWSVSDIRKSEQGMTDKPDRGRNTVSLEAMRKGNIGLCMATQIARYVKKENRLPGWNSPHQAWAQTQGQLAWYRTMEDLGEMVQIRNKEQLEKHLDLWETKEGKKPIGYILSLEGADSIVSLDYLEKSYEDGLRAIGPAHYGPGTYAFGTDSSGSIGVKGKALLKEIERLNLILDATHLCDQSFWETLDYYNGPVWASHNNCRALVDHNRQFSDEQIKALIERGAVIGMALDAWMMVPNWKRGKSTPKAMNCSLEQTLNNIDHICQIAGNAKHVGIGTDLDGGFGTEQCPMDVDTIADLQKIPELLQDRGYKNHDIEAIMSRNFLNFLKTTWED